A genomic window from Sphingobacterium spiritivorum includes:
- a CDS encoding leucine-rich repeat domain-containing protein — translation MEKYKIDYSETSAFKGIRIIYEYLEEGLDYARENGIPEVCVWTDGDWSKQTINFDFLKDRNFIETFHWLVPMSKKSDINGLKYLHRLKNLRWSAAGEFNLDLSVFPVLEKLNIGYGPKIQGWDKLTSLKELLIGGVKHADLSFLKHAINLEYLRIIGGSFESIEGLEHCHKLTTLFLQKCNALAKLQPTICHLDKLQQLNLEGCKKVNTEEQLAGLAIKYISII, via the coding sequence ATGGAAAAATATAAGATAGACTACAGCGAAACTTCTGCTTTTAAAGGTATTCGGATAATATATGAATATCTTGAAGAAGGACTGGATTATGCCAGGGAAAATGGAATCCCGGAGGTTTGTGTCTGGACGGATGGAGATTGGAGCAAGCAGACGATTAATTTTGACTTTCTGAAAGACAGGAATTTTATTGAAACCTTCCATTGGCTGGTGCCGATGTCAAAAAAGTCGGATATTAACGGATTAAAGTATTTGCATAGATTGAAGAATCTGCGCTGGAGTGCTGCAGGAGAATTTAATCTTGATCTTTCGGTCTTTCCGGTTCTGGAAAAACTGAATATTGGCTATGGACCGAAAATTCAGGGGTGGGATAAACTGACATCTTTGAAAGAACTTTTGATTGGCGGTGTTAAGCATGCGGACCTTTCTTTTCTGAAGCATGCTATCAATCTGGAATACCTGCGTATTATCGGCGGTTCATTTGAATCTATCGAAGGTCTCGAACATTGCCACAAACTCACTACGCTGTTTCTCCAAAAATGCAACGCACTAGCCAAGCTTCAGCCTACTATTTGTCATTTGGACAAACTGCAACAACTGAATCTGGAGGGTTGCAAAAAGGTGAATACAGAAGAACAACTTGCAGGATTGGCAATAAAATATATATCCATTATATAA
- a CDS encoding HEAT repeat domain-containing protein, translating to MTIEELFKEKEIKSKEKTETISNWILEKSLAVEELLVFAANQKDPVKATCIEALEYATRRHPELADEHVLLFVTQSLRSKAPRIKWESAKVIGNIAHLFSTQLKESIFKLLDNTTHEGTVVRWSSAFALGQIIKLKTEYNVTLLPAVEQICEQEQKKSIQKIYQEALEKIKTNP from the coding sequence ATGACCATCGAAGAGCTTTTTAAAGAAAAAGAAATCAAATCTAAAGAGAAAACAGAGACGATCAGTAATTGGATCTTAGAAAAATCACTTGCTGTTGAAGAACTTCTTGTTTTTGCCGCAAACCAAAAAGACCCTGTAAAAGCAACCTGTATAGAGGCTTTGGAATATGCTACCCGGCGTCATCCCGAACTTGCTGACGAACATGTGCTGCTATTTGTAACACAATCCTTGCGTTCAAAAGCCCCACGCATAAAATGGGAAAGTGCAAAGGTTATTGGGAATATCGCACACCTGTTCTCTACACAATTGAAGGAATCTATTTTCAAATTGTTGGATAATACAACGCATGAAGGTACTGTAGTGCGATGGAGTTCCGCATTTGCATTGGGACAGATAATCAAATTAAAAACCGAATACAATGTGACGTTGTTGCCTGCCGTGGAGCAGATCTGTGAACAGGAGCAGAAGAAAAGTATTCAGAAGATCTATCAGGAGGCATTGGAGAAAATAAAAACTAATCCCTGA
- the map gene encoding type I methionyl aminopeptidase, giving the protein MIISDDNELKKMKAVSQAVAVTLLKMQQYAKPGISTQELDEYGGDILMEFGARSAPRLTYGFPGYTCISLNNEVAHGIPSPGRILQDGDLINIDVSAELDGYWSDNGGSIVVGEDLHGHSSLVDASKNILLSAISRIKGGVRINEIGHYIETEARKRGYLVIKNLGGHGLGKALHEEPFDLLNYKDPDDKRRFRKGTVVAIETFINTHSTLAIEQADGFTLLGNKGGFAVQHEHTLVVTDDKPIILTAVE; this is encoded by the coding sequence ATGATTATATCCGATGACAATGAACTGAAGAAAATGAAAGCTGTAAGTCAGGCAGTAGCTGTGACTTTACTGAAAATGCAACAGTATGCCAAGCCAGGAATATCGACTCAGGAGCTGGATGAATACGGTGGAGATATATTGATGGAGTTTGGTGCACGGTCTGCTCCCCGGTTGACATATGGTTTTCCTGGGTATACCTGTATCAGTCTCAATAATGAAGTCGCACACGGAATACCTTCACCAGGAAGAATTCTTCAGGATGGAGATTTGATCAATATTGATGTATCTGCTGAGCTTGACGGATACTGGTCTGACAATGGCGGATCTATTGTTGTAGGTGAGGACCTGCATGGGCACAGTTCTTTGGTTGACGCTTCAAAAAACATTCTCCTTTCTGCTATATCCCGTATTAAAGGAGGGGTGAGGATAAACGAAATTGGTCATTACATCGAAACTGAAGCTAGAAAAAGAGGTTATCTCGTCATCAAAAACCTGGGAGGTCATGGCTTAGGGAAAGCATTGCATGAAGAACCTTTTGATCTTTTGAATTATAAAGACCCGGATGACAAAAGACGGTTTAGAAAAGGAACGGTTGTCGCTATAGAAACATTTATCAATACGCACTCTACATTGGCTATTGAACAAGCAGATGGATTCACGTTATTGGGTAATAAGGGCGGATTTGCAGTTCAACATGAGCATACCCTTGTCGTGACAGATGATAAGCCCATTATACTGACAGCTGTTGAATAG